CTCCGGCAGCTGCCGCACATCGAAAAAATCCGGCCCTGCAACTTCGAACAGTGTGTGCTCGCCTGTCCGCATGCCAGAAAGCAATAACCAGGAAAGCGGAAACCGGAAAGCCGGAGGCGGCAGCCATCCCCCTCCGGTTTTCCGCAACGGTCACTGCCGGAACGGTTCAACGGTGAAATTCCGGATTTCGAAGGTACGGCCCGGCTGCCGCCAGGCGAAGCAGGTGACGGAGAGCCCCCGGCACTCCTTCGGCACATAGAGCGGCAGGTCGAAAGCCTCCCACCCGGCGCCGAGCGGAGTGGGGGGCAGCAGGTCGAGCCGCTTTACGGCCGATCCGCTCGCCAGCACCTGAAGCCGCGCGTCGCCGCGCGCTTCGAACCGGACCCGGTACACGGCTCCGGGAACCACGCCGAACCAGCCGGAACTCACTCCGGCGCAGAGCGGGGAGCTGCCGACCTTCACGGACGGAATGCCGTTCTCATTGCGGAATTCAAGCTCGTACTCCTTGTTCCAGCCCTTGTTCTTCAACTGCTGCTGGGACGCGAGCGGTCCCGGCGGAAGCGCAGGCGTGAGGTTGCCGTACCGGCACGGGTCCTTGACTCCGCCGATGCCGGAGCCCCATTCGATCCACGCGGCGCGGCCTTTGCCGTCATTGTTGTTCACCAGCAGCGAAAAGCGCACGCGCGGCTGCTGTTCGAGGCTGAACGGATAAAGCTCCGACGCATCAACCGCGATGCGGTAGACGGTCCGGCCGTCCTTCCGTTCAATCCGGCAGCGGCCGTTCCGGACGCGCTCGCCGGCGGGCGTGTAACGCGCCGGCAGATCGCCGGCCAGGTTCGGCGCATAGACTTTCCATAAAACCGGTTTGCCGTCTTCGCCGAGCGCGGCGGCAAATTCGATGCGGTCGACGTCGAAGCCTTCGCCTTTCGTGTCGAGCGCGAACTGCAGGCTGTCGAACTCCCATACCTTCCCATTGTCCGCCTTCATGACATGCACGGGGTCTTCGACCTCGACGAGCAGTTCGAGCCCGGCCGACGTGAATCCGGCCGCAAAACGCCCTTTCGTTTCACCCGGAGCGAGAGCGGGATTGTTCACGACGCGCTCCGCAACCGGCTGCCAGGCGATCTTCTGCGGAAAAACCGGGTTCATGTCCGCGTCAAAGAGCGCACCGCGCCGGTAGACGCCGTTCAGCTTATTCTGCAAAGTGAGCTTCGCATTCTGGGCGTACAGCACCTCGCCGGTATTGCGCCATGCCGCCACGGCGGCCGGATCGGGGTCGCGGACGAAATAATAGACCTCCGGCTCGAGCGTGAGGGGGGCCCCGCGTTCAAGCTCCGCCCCCTCCGCCGTCAGAATCCGGGAATCCGGACCGACTGCGCTGCGAAGTTCCGGGGCGGCGGGCGCGGCTTTGCCGCCGGTGTTCCAGACCATCAGCATCGGGCCGGAATCGCTTTCGAGCATCAGCGCCCGCTGCGTATTGTTGTCAAAAAGGTACCCGCTGCCGACTTTCAGCTTCCCCTTTACCTGCGCGGTGAACACCTGCCACGCCAGTGCCGGATAACGCGGCTGGATATACGGCACCTGCCGGAAGAGGCCGGAGACGTGCGTGTCATACGAGCGGTTTTCCCGATGGAACTGCAACGTCTCCTTCTCGGTCCGATAGAGGTTCAGGATGCAGAAAAAATCGACCTCGGTCACTCCGGCACGGATCTGATTCAGGAAATCGAGCACCATATTGCGGGCCAGCAGCTGTTCGCTCGGAAAGTCCTGCGCATACGGCTTCAGCAGCATCGCATGCCACTCGGAGCTCACAACCGGCTTCGGTTCGAGTCCGTACTTCTTCTCGAGTTCATGGAACGGTTCCGGGCGGACCCAGCTGCCGTGCAGCGGCAGCACGTCGTAATACCTGCCGCCGCCGAGCTTCAGGAACTCGTCGTAAAACGGCAGGTAGCGCATGCCGATGCCGCCGAGCCAGACCGTCGCCTCCGGCTTTTCAGCCTTGACCGTCTCGTAACCGGCCTTCAGCAGATCGACGAAATTCCGCGTCGAATCGACCCAGAAGCAGGTGAAACCGATCAGGTGCGGCTCGTTCCAGAGCTCGTAACGCCCGATCTTCGGATAGCGGCGCATGACCTGCCGGATGAAATTCCGCCAGTCATCGAGATTTTTCGGCGTCACGGCGGCGTATTCCGGAACGAAAATATTGATCCAGTCCGCCTCCGGACGCGAGCTCGCCCAGCGCGGCGTGCCGTAGATGTTGAAGGTGATGCGTTCGTCCGGGAAGCCGTTCTCCCGGGCGAGCCGCAGGAAATCGTCAACGCCGCTCCAGTTGATCTTCCCCGGCTCCTTCTCCATACTGTCCCAGCGGAGAGCGTGGATGCGGATCGAGTGGAAGCCGATCAGCCGGGCCAGCGGAATCGCGTTCTTATACATGCTGAAATGCGGCGACGCGCCGAAGTGCGGCGAAATATCGGCCGGGTCGGCCGTCTTTGCCGGAGCGACGGCGAAAGCGTGGCGGGACACCGCAAAGTCGCGTTTGCCGACAAACGTGTATTTGCGTTTATCGACCGGGTCCTGCCGCCGGATTCCGACCGGATAGTGCTCGGAGACGGTCTCGCCGTCCACCTTGAACTCCGCCTCGTAAAAACCGGGCCGGGGAGCGTTCCAGCGCCAGCCTTCCCGGTTGAAAACCGCGCCGGAGAACTCCTGCCGGGCGGCCTCTTTCCCGGCTGAGTCGAAAACCGCGACCGCGACCTTCGCACTCTCCGGCAGCGTTTTCTTTGCCCGGAAAAGGACCGGTTCGCCCGCGACGAACCAGTTCGCAAAATTCGCACCGCGGATTTCGATCCCGGCGGCGGAAAAAGCGGCCGCGAGCAGGCAGCCGAACAGAGCAGTTCGCATCACATCGGACATACGGCCACCTCTCCGGCTTCCACGGTTTCGGAACGCAGCCCGAACACCTCCCGGACCGCCTCCAGCCGGCCGTAGCCGTACTGTGTATCCGGCTCGAGATAGGCTCCCTCGGTCCACTCGTTCCAGCAGGCGATATGCACGATCCCGCCGGTGCCTTCGGCAGCCATGTAATCGGCGGTGCGCCGCAGGGCCGCCCTGAAGAGCTCCGGCGTGTTGCCGGTGATGACCGTGCCGAACGGATAATGCCGCTTGTCGTACATGTCGGACTGAACCGTGCGCGGAGAGCTGTCCCAGCCGGTCGGCACGACCGGATTGTACGGAACTTCGAGCCCGCGGGTGAAACTGCGGTCCTCATCGCGGTTCAGCTCGAACCAGTCGGCGTAGGAGAGATCCGGAAAGCGTTCGCCCCACTTGCCCCAGCCGTAGTTGCTGCAGCAGTCGAGCCCGATTTCGCGAATCAGGCGGTTTCCGGCATCGAAATCGCCCCGGGCGAGCTCGGAGGCCATGCCGTCGAGCGTGAGCTTGCCGAGTCCCGCTTTTTCGGCGCGGAACCGGAAATCGTCGAAGAGCTGCCGGGCGGCCGCCGGACCGCCGAGCTGTTCGACCAGCGCCTTCACCCGGAAAAACGAGAAATAGAGCCCTCCGTCGATCCGCAGATAATTCGGCCGGTTCAGGTAATGCCTGATGCAGTGATCCGTGCATTTGCGGAAGGTCTCGGCGTCGACGTCGCCGCTCCAGAGTTTCTCCGCAGGTTTCCGGTAGCTGCCCGGATGCGCGTAGATCGGGTCGTGGTTCGCCCACATCAGCGCGAACTTCAGGTCTGCGCAGTTCGGAGCGCCGAGAAATCCGTCGCGGATGCAGCGCTCGCGGTACGGGCCGTCGAAGAAGTAGTACCAGTCGAAGATGAACGCGTCGATGCCGTGTTCGGCGGCCATCCTGATCTTCGCGGCCATGACCTGCGGATCGGCCTCGTCGCCATAACCGAGCAGCGGAATTTTCGGCTGCTCATGTCCGGGGAAACGCGGCGTGGCGTGCTGCGTCACGCGCCACTCGGTCCAGTTTCCGCCGTGAATCGCTTCATTGCGCGGGTCCACGTGCCAGTTCGGAAAATAGTAGGCGCAGACAACGGGTCTCTTTTTCATGATCGGATGATTCCTTCGGGTTGCGTTTCAAAGGCCTTTCCAGAAGCCCTTTTCCTTGTCGTTCTCGTATCCGCTTAACGGCATGTCTCCGCCGGACGCGGCTTTTACGTTTCCGCCCAGATAGAGGACGTTCAGCGAACTGCCGCCATTGTGGCGGAGCTGCGCTTCGTCGGGGCTGATCGCCAGCGAAAAGGAGCCTCCGCGGGTGCGTTCGCGGGCATTCAGCAGCGCGCTCATATGGCCGCGCAGACAGTGCGGAACGCAGCCACCGAAATGCCCGATATCGGAAGCCAGCAGCGTGGCCGACGGATTGCGGAAAGCCGTGATCTTCTTCCGCCGGATCACCGAAACGTCGAAATTGCCGCCGGAACCCGGGGGCGTCTGGAGAAAACCGTTGACGCCGTACGAGCAGCCGCCGGAAGCATGGGCTTCGTAGGTGTCCGCGGGACAGTTGAAGATCGTTCCCCGATAGGGACGGGCGTCGCTGACCTCCTGCGCCGCGCGATTGTCCGCCAGAATGTAATGGTGAAGAATCCAGAGCCAGGTTCCCTGAAAGGTGGTGACGCCGTTGTTGCATTTCGGCAGCAGCAGATGGCCGTCAAAAGAGTCGGAGTAAACCATCAGGCAGGTGCCGAGCTGCTTCAGATTTCCAACGCACTGCGTGCTGCGGGCGCGGCTGCGCGCCTGGTTCAGCGCAGGCAGCAGCATGGCGGCGAGAATCGCGATGATCGCAATTACGATAAGAAGTTCTATCAGGGTAAATTTCCGTTTCATGACTTCCATGCCCCTCAAAAAGTTGTTCCGGACCTCGGGTCTTCCGGGCCCGTCGCCCAAAATCGATACCCCGTCTTCCGAACAAAACGCGCGTCCTGTCATCCAACGATAATTATATCACAGAAGCTCCCGGCCGGATTGGGTGCTTGAGCACAATTCTGCATAAAGCCGGAAATTCTGACGATTTACCATAAATGCGGACTGGAAAAGCGAAACACGCCGGCATATAATAATTCCATGACAAACATTTCGGGCAGATTCTACCGCGCGGCGGATTATTTCAAGGACGATTTGCCGATCGTCGTGCAGCACAACATCCATTCGCCCGCCGACTTCGACCCGCCGGAGTCGCTGAACCGGCGGCAGTTCTGGAAAATTCTGTACATCATCGACGGAACCGGCCTGCTGAAGATCAACCACCGGGAGTATCCGTTCGGTCCCGGCTTCGTCTGCCTGAACCATCCGGACGACCTGACCAACCTCGCGCTCGACAGGCCGGTTGAGCTCTGCAACATCCTGTTCCTGCAGAAAACGATCGAAAACGACCTCGCCCGGCTCTACAACGACAACAGCTTCTTTTCGATCTTCCGCCCTGATTTCCGGCCGGAGCAGTCGCTCAGCCACAATCTGCTGCACCTGATCGACTCGAACCGCCGGATTTATCTCGAGATCAGACGGCTTCACCACGAGTACACCCATACCGACGCGAATTCCGGCGAAATGCTGCGGCATATGCTCGTCGGGCTGCTCATCGAATTCTCGCGGCAGAGCGCGCGCGTGTTCAACCGCAAGCGGCGGCAGAATGCCGCCGGACACATCGACAGGTTCCTGCGCGAAAACTTCGCACAGCCGTTCGACCGCGAAAGAGCCGCCCGCGAAGTCGGCATGTCGAAGGGGTATCTTTTCAGCTATTACCGCGCCGCAACCGGCCGCACCATCGGCGAGACGCTGCTCGCCATCCGGCTCGAGGAGGCGAAAAAGCTGCTCGCCGGAACCGGAATGAAGATCAAAACAGTCTGCTACCGCTGCGGATTTTCGGACCTCAGCAACTTCTACAAGCTCTTCCGGCGCGCCGCCGGAACCACCCCCGGAGCCTTCCGGGAAAGCGCCCGGCGACAGCCGCCGGCAGCCCGGTCAGCGGTTTTTCCGGCCGAAATCAGCCGGAATCAGCCGGGAGACCGG
The DNA window shown above is from Victivallis lenta and carries:
- a CDS encoding AraC family transcriptional regulator, with product MTNISGRFYRAADYFKDDLPIVVQHNIHSPADFDPPESLNRRQFWKILYIIDGTGLLKINHREYPFGPGFVCLNHPDDLTNLALDRPVELCNILFLQKTIENDLARLYNDNSFFSIFRPDFRPEQSLSHNLLHLIDSNRRIYLEIRRLHHEYTHTDANSGEMLRHMLVGLLIEFSRQSARVFNRKRRQNAAGHIDRFLRENFAQPFDRERAAREVGMSKGYLFSYYRAATGRTIGETLLAIRLEEAKKLLAGTGMKIKTVCYRCGFSDLSNFYKLFRRAAGTTPGAFRESARRQPPAARSAVFPAEISRNQPGDRIDHKKTRDRADHDVPEERDVPEMPLGVAGENADQHHAENRDPGHDRKVAGLVPARVFGEGDHDEQNRRIAESVPELFDRDAAADGPE
- a CDS encoding prepilin-type N-terminal cleavage/methylation domain-containing protein; the protein is MKRKFTLIELLIVIAIIAILAAMLLPALNQARSRARSTQCVGNLKQLGTCLMVYSDSFDGHLLLPKCNNGVTTFQGTWLWILHHYILADNRAAQEVSDARPYRGTIFNCPADTYEAHASGGCSYGVNGFLQTPPGSGGNFDVSVIRRKKITAFRNPSATLLASDIGHFGGCVPHCLRGHMSALLNARERTRGGSFSLAISPDEAQLRHNGGSSLNVLYLGGNVKAASGGDMPLSGYENDKEKGFWKGL
- a CDS encoding glycoside hydrolase family 99-like domain-containing protein encodes the protein MKKRPVVCAYYFPNWHVDPRNEAIHGGNWTEWRVTQHATPRFPGHEQPKIPLLGYGDEADPQVMAAKIRMAAEHGIDAFIFDWYYFFDGPYRERCIRDGFLGAPNCADLKFALMWANHDPIYAHPGSYRKPAEKLWSGDVDAETFRKCTDHCIRHYLNRPNYLRIDGGLYFSFFRVKALVEQLGGPAAARQLFDDFRFRAEKAGLGKLTLDGMASELARGDFDAGNRLIREIGLDCCSNYGWGKWGERFPDLSYADWFELNRDEDRSFTRGLEVPYNPVVPTGWDSSPRTVQSDMYDKRHYPFGTVITGNTPELFRAALRRTADYMAAEGTGGIVHIACWNEWTEGAYLEPDTQYGYGRLEAVREVFGLRSETVEAGEVAVCPM